GGCTGCGGACCGCCGTGGACGGGCTCCTCGGCTGACCGCCGGGCGGGGGCGGGACGCGGGCACGGGCCTGACCTCGCCCCCGGCAAATTCGCCTGACAAGGGACGGCCGGGCTGTCAGCCTTCGCCCATGAGCGACACCACGACCGCGTCCGGCATCCTCATGCACGGGGCGTACGAGATCTCAGCCGACCCCGCCCGGATCGACGCGGCCCGCGTCCACCACTGGCTCTCCACCGACGCGTACTGGGCACTCGGCCGACCTCGGGAGAAGCAGGACCTCGCCATCGCCGGCTCGCTCAACTACGGCGCCTACCACCGCGCGACGGGCGAGATGGGCGCCTACGCCCGGGTCGTCACCGACTACGCCACCTTCGCCTGGCTCTGCGACGTCTACGTCGACCGCCCGGCCCGCGGCACCGGGCTCGGCACCGCGCTCGTGACCGCCGTCCGCGACGCCCTGGAGCCGTACGGGCTGCGCCGGATCCTGCTCGCCACGGCCGACGCCCACGGCGTGTACGAGAAGGTCGGTTTCACGCCACTTCAGAATCCGGACAAGTGGATGGCACTCGGACAGCAGTGAGCGCGGCCCCTTCCCGGGCCTCGAATCAACCCCTTGACCTGCGGGGCCCTCGGCCTCACGATCGCCGCCATGGGTCTTCGGGTCACGCTCGTCGCGGCGGCACGCAGCTCCTCCCTGCTCGCCGAACGCTTCGACGACGACCGGCCGCTCGACGAGGCCGGCTGGTACGAGGTGCAGCTCGCCGCGCCACGGCTGATTCCGCTCGGCGCGGCGGAGCTGCGCTACTGCTCCCCGACGCCCCGGAGCCGTGCCACCGGCACCGCCCTCGGCTACGCCCCGCTGGTCCAGCCCGCCCTGCGCGACTGCGACATGGGGCGCTGGCGGGGGCTCACCCTGGCCGAGGTGGCCGCGCTCGAACCGGGCGCCGTCGACGCCTGGCTCCGCGACCCGCGGAGCGCGCCGCACGGGGGAGAAACGCTTCTCTCGTTCATCACCCGCGTGGGTGGGTGGCTCGACACCCGGCCCGCCGACGACGGGGCCATCGTCGCCGTGGCGGAGCCCGCGGTGGTACGGGCCGCCCTCGTCTACGCGTTGAACGCGCCGCCCGCCACGT
The DNA window shown above is from Streptomyces showdoensis and carries:
- a CDS encoding GNAT family N-acetyltransferase, translating into MSDTTTASGILMHGAYEISADPARIDAARVHHWLSTDAYWALGRPREKQDLAIAGSLNYGAYHRATGEMGAYARVVTDYATFAWLCDVYVDRPARGTGLGTALVTAVRDALEPYGLRRILLATADAHGVYEKVGFTPLQNPDKWMALGQQ
- a CDS encoding histidine phosphatase family protein, with protein sequence MGLRVTLVAAARSSSLLAERFDDDRPLDEAGWYEVQLAAPRLIPLGAAELRYCSPTPRSRATGTALGYAPLVQPALRDCDMGRWRGLTLAEVAALEPGAVDAWLRDPRSAPHGGETLLSFITRVGGWLDTRPADDGAIVAVAEPAVVRAALVYALNAPPATYWNVDVRPLSTVTLTGRPGLWHLQLAAAVG